In Trichocoleus sp., the following are encoded in one genomic region:
- a CDS encoding polysaccharide pyruvyl transferase family protein, with the protein MRLYYANKTRSYVPFGNFGDDLNPWVWRHFLPGILEDEHSDAVFVGFGTILNENLPRFKKTIIFGTGYGYGKLPKIDNTWTIYCVRGPLTTTALNLPRELGIADPAILVNRAYSPPDPNKKHKVALIPFAWEMESSPEVFLEICERLGYACIDPRWDVEKVLQEISRSQLIVTAAMHGAIVADALRVPWIPLKSNAGILDFKWGDFCQSLELEYQVNRFRRFNSISQKFPLFQPIEVARMTSYIRQLVHCSKPQLSKEKILQEKLDGLEQKIDEFKQDLKAGKFE; encoded by the coding sequence ATGAGGCTGTATTACGCAAACAAAACTAGAAGTTACGTTCCTTTTGGAAACTTTGGTGATGATCTAAATCCTTGGGTTTGGCGACATTTTCTACCGGGTATTCTTGAAGATGAGCACTCTGATGCTGTGTTTGTAGGATTTGGAACAATACTCAACGAGAATTTGCCTAGATTTAAGAAAACTATTATCTTTGGTACAGGTTATGGGTATGGCAAATTACCGAAGATTGATAATACATGGACTATTTACTGTGTGAGAGGTCCTCTAACGACCACTGCTCTAAATTTACCAAGAGAACTCGGAATTGCTGATCCAGCTATCCTAGTTAATAGAGCTTATAGTCCTCCTGATCCAAACAAGAAACATAAAGTCGCTTTGATTCCTTTTGCCTGGGAGATGGAAAGCAGCCCAGAGGTATTTCTAGAAATTTGTGAGCGTCTAGGCTATGCCTGTATTGATCCACGTTGGGATGTAGAAAAAGTTCTTCAAGAGATCAGCCGATCGCAACTTATTGTGACTGCGGCTATGCATGGTGCGATTGTTGCAGATGCTCTACGAGTACCCTGGATTCCACTTAAATCTAATGCAGGCATTCTAGATTTTAAGTGGGGTGATTTCTGTCAGTCTTTAGAGCTTGAATACCAGGTTAATCGCTTTCGTCGTTTTAATAGTATTAGTCAGAAATTTCCACTATTTCAACCAATTGAAGTAGCACGCATGACTTCTTACATCCGGCAACTTGTTCATTGCTCTAAACCTCAGTTAAGTAAAGAAAAAATATTACAGGAAAAACTGGACGGATTAGAGCAGAAGATAGACGAGTTCAAACAGGATTTAAAAGCAGGGAAATTTGAATAA
- a CDS encoding glycosyltransferase family A protein produces the protein MVLFSIIIPVFNRAKLIGSTLDSILNQEFKNLEIIVVDDGSTDETLKILEKYQDRIQILHQPNRGPGAARNLGIQNARGRYIAFLDSDDLWFPWTLATYNQVILEHDFPAFIAGQAVQFQDEAEIRLVQPSLSLIEFFSDYYSSSKKPVWVLPGAAAIRADVLKQVGGFTKEWINGEDSDLWLKLGTAPGFISIQSPPVLAYRQHTNTAVSNNTRTYQGICYMIDQEKSGRYPGAEVRRLERLEILTRHIRPVSFACIKQGDIKAALGLYQETLEWHFDLKRIRYLLGFLVILIANLLFKNLGSKVVVE, from the coding sequence ATGGTACTTTTTTCAATCATTATTCCAGTTTTTAATAGAGCTAAGTTAATTGGCTCTACACTTGATTCTATTTTGAATCAGGAATTTAAAAATCTGGAGATTATTGTAGTTGATGACGGTTCAACAGATGAAACACTTAAGATTTTAGAAAAATATCAAGATAGAATTCAGATCTTACACCAGCCAAATCGTGGTCCCGGTGCAGCTCGAAATTTGGGTATTCAAAATGCTAGAGGTCGATACATTGCGTTTCTAGACAGTGACGATCTTTGGTTTCCCTGGACTCTTGCTACCTATAATCAAGTGATTCTAGAGCATGATTTTCCTGCATTTATTGCGGGTCAAGCAGTTCAATTTCAAGATGAAGCGGAAATACGATTAGTTCAGCCTTCGTTATCCCTTATAGAATTCTTTTCAGACTATTATTCTTCCAGCAAAAAACCAGTGTGGGTTTTGCCCGGGGCTGCGGCGATAAGAGCAGATGTCTTGAAACAAGTAGGAGGATTTACGAAGGAGTGGATCAACGGGGAAGATTCAGATCTTTGGTTAAAACTAGGAACAGCACCAGGATTTATCTCCATTCAGTCTCCTCCTGTACTTGCTTATCGGCAACATACTAATACTGCTGTTTCTAATAACACCAGAACTTATCAAGGCATCTGCTACATGATTGATCAAGAAAAATCAGGTCGTTACCCAGGAGCAGAAGTACGACGACTTGAGCGACTTGAGATTCTAACTCGTCATATTAGACCAGTAAGTTTTGCTTGCATAAAGCAAGGCGATATTAAAGCAGCTTTAGGGCTTTACCAGGAGACGCTCGAGTGGCATTTTGATCTAAAGCGCATTCGTTACCTTTTGGGATTTTTAGTAATTTTAATTGCAAATCTACTTTTTAAGAATTTGGGTTCAAAGGTAGTAGTTGAGTAA
- a CDS encoding glycosyltransferase gives MNPRVSILIPCYNADRWIAQAIQSALDQTYPNKEVILVDDGSTDRSLEVIQGFGDRIRWETRTNQGGNAARNRLLELSTGEWLQYLDADDYLLPDKITHQVQHLAQVPQADIIYSPSVFEYHQTDQVRQEIIPIPEPHDPWILLARWYLPQTGSPLWRKQAILDVGGWKPDQPCCQEHELYLRLLVAAKRFEYCPVAESVYRQWSESTLCKKDISKTQHQRLLIKEQLEQYLSDRDQLTPERQHAINQARFECARMLWLSNPEWAGQVIAKIRSTETDFVPSGAAAPKFYQLIYRWFGFLMAEQVAKLKRSLVLPLLS, from the coding sequence ATGAACCCTCGAGTTAGTATTCTCATTCCCTGCTACAACGCCGATCGTTGGATTGCCCAAGCAATTCAAAGTGCTCTTGATCAAACTTACCCTAACAAAGAAGTCATTCTAGTCGATGATGGTTCGACCGATCGCAGCTTAGAAGTGATTCAAGGATTTGGCGATCGAATTCGCTGGGAAACGAGAACCAATCAAGGGGGAAATGCAGCAAGGAATCGACTGTTAGAACTCAGTACTGGGGAATGGCTACAGTACCTGGATGCCGACGATTATCTGCTGCCAGACAAGATTACTCATCAAGTTCAGCATCTCGCTCAGGTTCCTCAAGCAGACATTATTTATAGTCCTAGTGTGTTTGAATATCATCAAACAGATCAGGTTCGACAAGAAATTATACCCATCCCTGAACCTCATGATCCTTGGATTTTGCTTGCTCGCTGGTATTTGCCGCAAACTGGAAGCCCTCTTTGGCGTAAACAAGCAATCTTGGATGTCGGCGGATGGAAGCCGGACCAACCCTGCTGCCAAGAACATGAGTTATATCTTCGCCTCCTGGTGGCAGCCAAACGATTTGAATACTGCCCTGTCGCTGAATCAGTTTATCGGCAATGGAGCGAATCAACGCTTTGCAAAAAAGATATCTCTAAAACTCAGCACCAGCGATTGCTGATCAAAGAGCAGCTAGAGCAATACTTAAGTGATCGAGACCAGCTTACTCCTGAACGACAACATGCAATTAATCAGGCTCGCTTTGAATGTGCTCGTATGCTTTGGCTTTCAAACCCGGAGTGGGCAGGACAAGTAATTGCGAAGATTCGATCGACTGAGACAGATTTTGTGCCTTCAGGAGCGGCAGCACCAAAATTCTATCAACTAATCTATCGCTGGTTTGGGTTTTTAATGGCAGAACAGGTTGCAAAGTTGAAAAGATCTTTGGTCTTACCCCTTTTATCCTGA
- a CDS encoding bluetail domain-containing putative surface protein produces the protein MPSFTYLNPTPLGQFKGAWIYQFNLADSGLTSIQSITVEDDNLISGGLGSDSGADIDWVQISSTPLGSLAGVATLPNLNTFTFADSSVFFQPGLMAPKEGQTQLLGTIGDKVNFQFATLDQLDSKAGTGANDGTGRISIGEGGRLGFALNRSIATSGSYLYIAETGTLDKFQVTVSSDATPVSNPNQGIDLSGTGGNDVIDLTQGSNQIAGRRDDLINGGAGNDTIRSGPGNDTLVGGLGDDILDGGDGNDILVGGAGADILTGGLGADRFVFSGVTKQAALRSSTLKSMDQITDFQFKQGDRFQLDFDNNLTTTELPKRLFNAGKRRGSLQKVVRQVYRDKDLKQSNAQSLLPNEAVFFSIGKKTYLSVNDGKRSFSVQNDLIADVTGIQFKPRDPSKQTLVVSNYFV, from the coding sequence ATGCCCAGCTTTACCTACCTTAATCCAACCCCATTAGGACAATTTAAAGGAGCGTGGATTTATCAATTCAACCTAGCAGATTCAGGGCTAACATCGATTCAATCTATTACGGTTGAAGACGATAACCTTATTTCTGGCGGCTTAGGTTCTGACTCAGGTGCTGATATTGATTGGGTTCAAATTTCATCAACCCCCCTTGGCAGCCTAGCTGGAGTTGCAACACTGCCAAACCTAAATACCTTCACTTTCGCTGATTCAAGCGTTTTCTTTCAACCTGGACTGATGGCTCCGAAGGAAGGTCAAACCCAGTTGCTGGGAACGATCGGTGATAAGGTTAACTTTCAGTTTGCGACGCTTGATCAACTCGATAGTAAAGCAGGAACAGGCGCTAACGATGGCACTGGTAGAATCTCGATTGGCGAAGGCGGACGTCTAGGGTTTGCCCTCAATCGTTCGATCGCAACTAGCGGTTCATACCTTTATATCGCGGAGACAGGGACACTAGACAAATTCCAGGTTACGGTTTCTTCTGACGCTACTCCCGTTTCCAATCCTAATCAAGGGATTGACCTTAGCGGAACAGGTGGAAATGATGTCATCGATCTCACTCAAGGCAGTAATCAAATAGCTGGACGGAGAGATGATCTGATTAACGGCGGGGCAGGTAATGACACCATTCGTTCAGGTCCTGGCAATGATACGTTAGTTGGTGGGCTTGGCGATGACATTCTAGATGGGGGTGACGGTAATGACATCTTAGTGGGTGGGGCAGGTGCAGATATTCTAACAGGCGGTTTAGGTGCCGATCGCTTTGTCTTTTCTGGAGTAACCAAGCAAGCAGCCCTCAGAAGCTCAACGTTGAAATCAATGGATCAGATTACAGATTTTCAGTTTAAGCAGGGCGATCGATTCCAGCTTGATTTTGACAATAACCTGACCACTACAGAGTTACCTAAACGCCTTTTCAATGCTGGCAAGCGCAGGGGAAGCTTACAAAAAGTGGTTCGGCAGGTTTATCGTGATAAAGACCTGAAGCAAAGTAATGCTCAGTCACTTCTACCAAATGAAGCTGTGTTCTTCTCAATTGGCAAAAAGACTTATTTGTCCGTCAACGATGGTAAACGCAGCTTCTCTGTACAAAATGACTTGATCGCTGATGTAACCGGCATCCAGTTCAAACCTCGGGATCCAAGCAAGCAAACGTTAGTTGTTTCCAACTATTTTGTTTAA
- a CDS encoding glycosyltransferase family 2 protein, whose amino-acid sequence MPKKDFKIHSICVVKNEVDIIGYCLEQASQWSDYIYIYDNGSTDGTWEKVLSIQNEKIIAWKQDDKVFQESLRGEVFNAFKHQARPGDWWCRLDSDEFYVQSPREFLANVSPYNHVVWGIAIEYYLTDKDIHSINFETSTPEILSLLRYYKAENSEPRFFKHRNSLVWDNGSWPKHMGVVEQERIFYKHYKYRSPTQIKQRLDTRRQSRERGFPGWEHAAETDWRQKIVSFEKLHYDTHKGRYITDIVKLPNHLDPFHKRFLKRAMHGVGIWP is encoded by the coding sequence ATGCCAAAGAAAGACTTCAAAATTCACTCAATCTGTGTAGTCAAAAACGAAGTCGATATTATCGGATATTGTCTTGAGCAGGCTTCACAGTGGTCTGATTATATTTACATTTATGATAATGGGAGCACGGATGGAACATGGGAGAAGGTTCTGTCAATACAAAATGAAAAAATTATTGCCTGGAAACAAGACGATAAGGTATTTCAGGAATCTTTAAGAGGAGAAGTTTTTAATGCTTTTAAGCATCAAGCAAGACCAGGAGACTGGTGGTGTCGTCTAGACTCAGATGAATTCTATGTTCAATCCCCTCGTGAATTCCTTGCGAATGTATCTCCCTATAATCATGTTGTTTGGGGCATTGCAATTGAGTATTATCTAACTGATAAAGATATTCACTCAATAAATTTTGAAACATCTACTCCTGAAATTTTGTCATTACTCAGGTACTACAAAGCTGAAAATTCTGAGCCAAGATTCTTTAAACATCGCAATAGCTTAGTTTGGGATAACGGTTCGTGGCCTAAACACATGGGTGTAGTTGAGCAGGAACGTATTTTTTACAAACACTACAAGTACAGATCTCCTACACAAATTAAACAACGACTAGATACACGCCGCCAGAGCCGAGAGCGCGGTTTTCCAGGCTGGGAACATGCAGCAGAAACAGATTGGCGGCAAAAGATTGTTAGTTTTGAGAAATTGCATTACGACACCCACAAGGGACGATATATCACAGACATTGTTAAACTTCCTAATCATCTTGATCCTTTCCATAAGAGGTTTTTAAAGAGGGCTATGCATGGCGTTGGTATTTGGCCCTAA
- a CDS encoding polysaccharide pyruvyl transferase family protein — translation MKIAVFGYYNSLNAGDDRIQYSITKLMEGNTIIFLPHYLSPPREYLETFDWILIGGGGLVFERVGIWVDVRKWLRYCKAKIGILGLGVNCVTEELEPELSSLIEASEFFYVRDDESKRLLNQHAHVEVHPDLTWCFPVNSEASATQEQGIALNLLPCHWKEFNHNAWIESLSSFQTHPFPFHFGQNRDFSLLRHYFGDKTPSEFSLQPLIKSKLLVACRYHAIVFAMQMGKPFIAINYDEKVKRLLEESDLMECCLETTEHHLLPNKIQFVLDHQIELQNKIDRFATLEKERAKHLRNKVQSYTAISSHPANDPVMFSIKSIAKRYLGQS, via the coding sequence ATGAAAATTGCAGTATTTGGCTACTATAACTCTCTCAATGCAGGAGACGATCGAATTCAATATTCCATCACTAAGCTAATGGAGGGTAACACCATTATTTTTCTGCCTCATTATCTATCTCCACCTAGAGAATACCTAGAGACTTTTGATTGGATTTTGATCGGTGGAGGCGGATTAGTTTTTGAAAGGGTTGGAATATGGGTTGATGTTAGGAAATGGCTGCGGTATTGCAAAGCAAAGATTGGTATTCTGGGTTTAGGTGTGAACTGTGTTACTGAGGAATTAGAACCTGAGTTATCTTCTTTAATTGAAGCCTCAGAGTTTTTTTATGTGCGGGATGATGAGAGTAAAAGGTTGCTCAATCAACATGCGCATGTAGAAGTTCACCCTGACCTAACTTGGTGTTTTCCTGTCAACTCAGAAGCCTCTGCAACTCAAGAACAGGGAATTGCCCTCAATCTACTACCTTGCCATTGGAAAGAGTTTAATCACAATGCCTGGATTGAATCTCTGTCTAGTTTTCAAACTCATCCCTTTCCATTTCACTTTGGGCAGAACAGGGACTTTAGTTTACTCAGGCATTACTTTGGAGATAAAACTCCTTCTGAGTTCTCGTTGCAGCCTTTAATCAAAAGTAAACTCCTGGTTGCCTGTCGATATCATGCCATCGTTTTTGCAATGCAAATGGGTAAACCCTTTATCGCCATTAACTATGATGAGAAGGTTAAGCGGTTACTAGAAGAGAGCGATTTAATGGAATGCTGTTTAGAAACAACAGAACATCATTTACTGCCGAACAAAATTCAGTTTGTTCTTGATCATCAGATAGAGCTACAAAACAAAATCGACAGGTTTGCTACTTTAGAAAAAGAACGAGCTAAACATCTTAGGAATAAAGTGCAGAGCTATACTGCTATATCCTCCCACCCTGCGAATGATCCTGTCATGTTTTCTATAAAATCAATAGCCAAGCGTTACTTAGGGCAATCTTAA
- a CDS encoding glycosyltransferase: MKILMMPDYRSDNPYQSLLAEALQDEGVEVCFPQNYKRIFPISRLIKSQPFNVLHLHWFTPYLKGNNWLLRSIYSIKFLLDVLIAKWLGVKVVWTVHNRISHESPFPRLEWWTQQTFIRLVDRMIVHHKNALEELAQSYDFDHSKVDVLPHGHYRGVYGTAIDPLEARKLLDLPATGRIYLHLGMLRPYKGIEHLLEIWQENQVALAGNTLLIAGKALDENYRQVLESCIANCEGVIWHPGFVDNDRISLYFSATDVVVLPFKSILTSGSLILAMSYGKPIIAPKISSIVETLGQADRLLYNPQDEQGLLHSLKDSTQVDLGALSQLVIQECDHLNWDEIGKKTRTLYQSVLE, translated from the coding sequence ATGAAAATCCTGATGATGCCAGACTACCGTTCAGATAATCCCTACCAAAGTCTGCTGGCGGAAGCGTTGCAGGATGAAGGAGTGGAAGTCTGTTTTCCCCAAAACTATAAAAGGATCTTTCCTATTTCTCGATTAATTAAAAGCCAGCCTTTTAATGTCCTCCATCTGCACTGGTTTACGCCTTATCTGAAAGGAAATAATTGGCTACTCCGATCGATTTATTCCATCAAATTTTTGCTTGATGTCCTAATTGCAAAATGGCTTGGGGTAAAAGTGGTATGGACGGTTCATAACCGCATTTCTCATGAGTCTCCTTTTCCCCGACTGGAATGGTGGACTCAACAAACCTTTATTCGATTGGTCGATCGAATGATTGTCCATCACAAGAATGCACTAGAAGAATTAGCTCAAAGCTATGACTTTGATCATTCAAAAGTTGATGTGCTGCCTCATGGACATTACCGGGGAGTCTATGGGACTGCGATTGATCCCTTAGAAGCCCGAAAACTTCTGGATTTACCTGCTACTGGACGTATTTACTTACATCTGGGTATGTTGCGCCCCTATAAGGGGATCGAGCATCTGCTGGAAATTTGGCAGGAGAACCAAGTTGCTTTGGCTGGCAACACGTTATTAATTGCTGGAAAAGCACTAGATGAAAACTATAGGCAAGTATTAGAGAGTTGTATCGCAAACTGTGAGGGGGTAATTTGGCACCCTGGTTTTGTGGATAACGATCGCATTTCTCTCTATTTCAGTGCAACCGACGTAGTTGTATTGCCCTTCAAATCTATCCTTACCTCAGGTAGCTTAATTCTAGCAATGTCCTATGGTAAACCAATTATTGCGCCCAAAATTAGCAGCATTGTTGAAACGCTAGGGCAAGCAGATAGGTTGTTGTATAACCCGCAGGATGAGCAAGGGCTACTCCATTCCTTAAAAGACAGTACACAAGTGGATTTAGGTGCATTGAGCCAATTAGTGATTCAAGAATGCGATCACTTGAACTGGGATGAGATTGGGAAAAAAACACGAACACTTTATCAAAGTGTTTTGGAGTAA
- a CDS encoding glycosyltransferase family 2 protein: MDNNLQLPRISIITPSYNQGHFIEETICSVLQQNYPNLEYIVIDGGSTDNTVDIIKRYESQISYWVSEPDRGQTHAINKGLKRATGEILAYINSDDYYLPGTLHAVAEYFRNYPEIDLLHGRCCYVDAHGESIGEQFGNIHTFEEIIDLWSIWWRKQQFVQPEVFWTRRISDRVGAFNESLYFVMDYEYWSRILQAGGTVGRLDRQLSCFRFTQTQKSAQSFKVADELLSVVKPWLWDSSTPIAWKKRFALQGQWLYQVVFLKQLEQSVNAGEHRWIRYLKSANTLLSHPKLLFSFGLHQRFQKILLQR, translated from the coding sequence ATGGACAATAATCTCCAGTTGCCTCGTATTAGTATTATCACTCCTAGTTACAATCAAGGGCATTTCATTGAAGAAACAATTTGCTCAGTTTTGCAGCAAAATTATCCCAATTTAGAGTACATCGTTATTGATGGTGGTAGCACAGACAATACGGTTGATATTATTAAGCGATATGAGTCTCAAATTAGTTACTGGGTCAGCGAACCCGATCGAGGACAAACTCACGCAATCAATAAAGGGCTGAAGAGAGCAACAGGAGAGATTTTGGCATATATAAACAGTGATGATTATTACTTGCCAGGAACCCTTCATGCTGTTGCAGAATATTTTAGGAATTATCCTGAGATTGATTTATTGCATGGACGATGTTGCTACGTTGATGCTCATGGAGAATCGATTGGAGAGCAATTTGGCAATATCCATACTTTTGAAGAAATCATTGATCTTTGGAGCATTTGGTGGAGGAAGCAACAGTTTGTTCAGCCTGAAGTGTTTTGGACAAGAAGAATCAGCGATCGGGTTGGAGCCTTCAATGAAAGCCTTTATTTCGTAATGGATTATGAGTACTGGAGCCGAATTTTGCAGGCAGGGGGCACGGTAGGCAGACTTGATCGTCAACTCTCTTGTTTTCGCTTTACTCAAACTCAAAAATCAGCACAGAGCTTCAAAGTTGCCGATGAACTTTTAAGTGTGGTGAAACCCTGGTTATGGGATTCATCTACTCCAATTGCTTGGAAGAAGCGATTCGCTCTACAGGGACAATGGTTATATCAGGTAGTTTTTCTAAAGCAACTTGAGCAATCTGTTAATGCTGGAGAGCACAGATGGATTCGCTATCTTAAATCTGCCAATACTCTCCTAAGCCATCCCAAGCTCTTATTTTCCTTTGGATTGCACCAGCGATTTCAAAAGATTTTGCTCCAGCGATAA